From the Syngnathoides biaculeatus isolate LvHL_M chromosome 10, ASM1980259v1, whole genome shotgun sequence genome, one window contains:
- the prkcda gene encoding LOW QUALITY PROTEIN: protein kinase C, delta a (The sequence of the model RefSeq protein was modified relative to this genomic sequence to represent the inferred CDS: inserted 1 base in 1 codon), whose protein sequence is MPPFLRIAFNSFDLGALAPLTDPPFCAIKMKEALTTERGKTLVQRKPTMYPAWKASFDAHIYEGRVLELLLMKTAEEPLAEVTVGVSVLAERCKKANGRAEFWVDLQPSGKVMMAVQYFLEGVDSESKQAAKDGEEAPTLNRRRGAIKQAKIHFIKNHEFIATFFRQPTFCSVCRDFVWGLNKQGYKCRQCNAAIHKKCIEKIIGRCTGTAANSRDTVFQKERFNIDMPHRFKSHNYMSPTFCDHCGSMLWGLVKQGLKCEDCSMNVHHKCQDKVANLCGINQKLLAEALTQVSQKSFTRRSDPHLDSNLPDIGIYDEVNKLPELDISNSTHYSRIWDGPSPRPQTRLTHLTRINVDNFVFHKVLGKGSFGKVLLAELKGREEYFAVKALKKDVVLMDDDVECTMVEKRVLALAXDNPFLTHLYSTFQTKEHLFFVMEYLNGGDLMFHIQEKGRFDLSRATFYSSEIICGLQFLHTKGIIYRDLKLDNVMLTHEGHIKIADFGMCKENVFGENRATTFCGTPDYIAPEILLGQKYSFSVDWWSFGVLLYEMLVGQSPFHGDDEDELFESIRMDTPHYPRWINKEAKELLERLFERDPTRRLGVMGNIRLHSFFKSIDWQALENREVEPPFKPKVRAPNDCSNFDREFLSEKPRLSHSDKNFIDSMDQSPFAGFSFMNPKMELLLEK, encoded by the exons ATGCCCCCTTTCTTGAGAATCGCCTTCAACTCTTTCGACCTGGGTGCTCTGGCCCCTCTGACTGACCCTCCTTTCTGCGCAATCAAGATGAAGGAGGCTTTGACCACCG AACGAGGTAAGACTCTAGTTCAGAGGAAACCCACTATGTATCCTGCCTGGAAAGCCAGTTTCGACGCACATATCTACGAGGGCCGTGTACTTGAGTTGTTACTGATGAAGACGGCAGAGGAACCGCTGGCGGAGGTCACGGTTGGCGTGTCTGTGCTTGCTGAACGCTGCAAGAAAGCCAACGGGCGTGCTGAATTCTGG GTGGACCTACAGCCTTCTGGGAAAGTAATGATGGCAGTGCAGTACTTTCTGGAGGGAGTGGATTCAG AGAGCAAGCAGGCTGCAAAAGACGGAGAAGAAGCCCCAACCCTCAATCGCAGACGAGGCGCCATCAAGCAGGCAAAGATCCACTTCATCAAGAACCACGAGTTCATTGCCACCTTCTTCAGGCAGCCCACGTTCTGCTCTGTGTGCCGAGATTTTGTGTG GGGACTCAACAAGCAAGGGTACAAATGCAGAC aaTGCAATGCAGCCATCCACAAGAAATGCATAGAGAAAATCATTGGAAGATGCACAGGCACAGCTGCAAACAGTCGGGATACTGTG TTCCAGAAGGAGCGCTTCAACATCGACATGCCGCATCGTTTCAAAAGCCACAACTACATGAGTCCCACCTTCTGTGACCACTGCGGAAGTATGCTTTGGGGTCTTGTCAAACAGGGCCTAAAATGTGAAG ATTGTTCCATGAATGTTCACCACAAGTGTCAGGATAAAGTGGCCAACCTGTGTGGTATCAACCAGAAACTTTTAGCAGAAGCGCTTACACAAGTCAGCCAG AAATCCTTCACTCGCCGCTCTGATCCACACCTTGATTCAAACCTACCTGATATTGGAATCTACGATGAGGTCAATAAGCTGCCTGAACTGGATATCAGCA ACTCAACCCACTACAGCAGAATATGGGATGGCCCAAGCCCACGGCCTCAGACCCGTCTTACACACCTTACCCGCATCAACGTGGATAATTTTGTCTTCCACAAGGTCCTGGGGAAAGGCAGCTTTGGCAAG GTTCTGTTGGCTGAACTGAAAGGTCGGGAGGAGTACTTTGCAGTGAAGGCCCTGAAGAAAGATGTGGTGCtgatggatgatgatgtggagtGCACGATGGTGGAAAAGAGAGTCTTAGCTTTAG GGGATAACCCTTTCCTCACACACCTTTACTCAACCTTCCAGACTAAA GAACATCTGTTCTTTGTGATGGAGTATTTGAATGGAGGAGACCTAATGTTTCATATTCAGGAAAAAGGACGATTTGATCTCAGCAGAGCCAC GTTCTACTCTTCGGAGATCATTTGTGGCCTTCAGTTCTTGCATACCAAAGGGATCATCTACAG AGATCTGAAGTTAGACAATGTGATGCTGACTCATGAGGGACACATTAAAATAGCGGACTTTGGCATGTGCAAGGAGAACGTCTTTGGAGAGAACCGAGCTACAACTTTCTGTGGGACACCTGACTACATAGCCCCTGAG ATCTTGCTGGGCCAGAAATACTCTTTCTCTGTGGACTGGTGGTCGTTTGGCGTGTTGCTGTACGAAATGCTCGTCGGTCAGTCGCCGTTTCACGGAGACGATGAAGACGAACTGTTTGAGTCCATTCGCATGGACACCCCCCACTATCCTCGCTGGATAAACAAGGAGGCCAAGGAGCTGCTGGAGCGG TTGTTTGAAAGAGATCCCACACGTAGGCTAGGGGTCATGGGGAATATCCGATTACACTCTTTCTTTAAGTCTATTGACTGGCAAGCCTTGGAAAACAGGGAGGTGGAGCCGCCCTTCAAGCCCAAAGTG AGAGCACCGAATGATTGCAGCAACTTTGATCGGGAGTTCCTGAGCGAGAAGCCTCGCCTGTCCCACAGTGACAAGAACTTCATAGACTCCATGGACCAGTCGCCATTTGCTGGCTTTTCTTTCATGAACCCCAAGATGGAACTCCTCTTAGAAAAATAA